Proteins from one Flavobacterium sp. N2038 genomic window:
- a CDS encoding AMP-binding protein, which translates to MDASSNPQIALTDEERFPLLHDLSFLNTLKQDALAPKFNFKSGDRLNAVQLSKVHSLKKKYYNESVFWNEEQTPVWVNDYLEWCLATVPFYQNKKSDFDSFPTISREDIRDFPHLFVSNEANLKELLVYHTSGSTGPKLDVLFDAVSQALWLPQIESVLKDFDISVTEGKDTVAIALICAQEKTLTYASLSTYLEGAGVLKINLNPSEWNQPDDAKKYLEKYNPQILTGDPLAFMALLDLKPQLFPKAMISSAMKLTQGTKNKLENYFKCPVIDLYSLTECRNIAYASETGHKVIRPDLYLEIFDEFKDVKLPYGERGELVVTGGSNPFLPLIRYRTGDFCSLKIENGIPFLVDLEARNPVVFFTKSNLKINNIDVSNRLSQLSLAGFRMHQRKDKLIQFTGYSNDITAEEITEAINIIFKNDIDVLVDIQKISQNNIADKTKYSSDLMTD; encoded by the coding sequence ATGGACGCGAGTAGTAATCCACAAATAGCATTAACAGACGAGGAACGTTTTCCGCTGCTTCATGATTTAAGTTTTTTAAATACACTTAAACAAGATGCTCTTGCTCCAAAATTTAATTTTAAAAGTGGCGATCGATTAAATGCTGTTCAGCTTTCAAAAGTTCATTCTCTCAAAAAAAAATATTACAATGAAAGCGTATTTTGGAATGAAGAACAAACTCCGGTTTGGGTAAATGATTATTTAGAATGGTGTCTTGCAACAGTACCTTTTTATCAGAATAAAAAAAGTGATTTCGATTCTTTTCCGACCATTTCCCGAGAAGACATCAGGGATTTTCCGCATTTATTTGTGTCAAATGAAGCAAATTTAAAAGAGTTATTGGTATATCATACTTCAGGATCTACCGGACCAAAGTTAGATGTACTCTTTGACGCAGTTTCTCAGGCGCTCTGGTTGCCACAAATAGAATCTGTTCTCAAAGATTTTGATATTTCTGTAACCGAAGGTAAAGATACAGTAGCGATTGCCTTAATTTGTGCGCAGGAAAAAACGCTAACATATGCTTCTTTATCAACTTATTTGGAAGGTGCGGGAGTATTAAAGATAAATTTAAATCCGTCAGAGTGGAATCAGCCTGATGATGCTAAAAAATACCTGGAGAAATACAATCCACAAATTCTTACCGGCGATCCATTGGCTTTTATGGCGTTGTTGGATTTAAAGCCTCAATTGTTTCCCAAGGCAATGATTTCTTCGGCTATGAAGTTAACGCAAGGAACAAAAAACAAATTAGAAAATTATTTTAAGTGTCCTGTTATAGACCTTTATTCTTTAACAGAATGCCGAAATATAGCATACGCTTCTGAAACGGGTCACAAAGTTATTAGGCCGGATTTATACTTAGAAATTTTTGATGAGTTTAAAGATGTTAAACTTCCTTATGGTGAAAGAGGAGAACTAGTAGTTACAGGAGGCAGCAATCCTTTTCTTCCCTTAATACGATACAGAACAGGAGATTTTTGTAGTTTAAAAATCGAAAATGGAATTCCGTTTTTAGTAGATTTAGAAGCACGAAATCCTGTAGTTTTCTTTACAAAATCAAATCTGAAAATTAATAATATTGATGTTTCTAATCGTTTGTCCCAATTGTCTTTGGCAGGTTTTAGAATGCATCAAAGAAAAGATAAGCTAATTCAGTTCACGGGATATTCTAATGATATTACTGCTGAGGAAATTACAGAAGCAATAAATATAATTTTTAAAAATGATATTGATGTTCTCGTAGATATTCAGAAAATTTCTCAGAATAATATCGCAGATAAAACGAAGTATTCATCTGATTTAATGACTGATTAA
- a CDS encoding IS3 family transposase (programmed frameshift): MKDKENKGGRRSQRDYNMAFKLAVISQVEKGEMTYRQAQKNYGIQGRSTVLVWLRKFGNLDWSKPNLLFMSKSKETPAQTIKRLEKELADEQLKNKILNTMIDISDSQYGTQIPKKVFSQTIFRLRQEAGISLCKSCRLFGISRQAFYQGQNRITLRESELLKVRDLVIGIRMEMPRIGTRKLYHILCDQFSQKGIKIGRDAFFDYLRREKLLVKPIKSYTKTTFSKHWLHKYDNLLKECKIERPEQVYVSDITYIKSQQKTHYLSLVTDAYSRKIVGYKLSDDMNAESVVQALKMAVKSRKSILPLIHHSDRGLQYCSKVYQNVLAKHNIKPSMTDGYDCYQNALAERINGILKNEFLIYKCKDGATLEKLVKESIIIYNTKRPHLSLMMKTPNFIHEKPAKKT, from the exons ATGAAAGACAAAGAAAACAAAGGGGGCAGGCGTTCCCAGCGGGATTATAACATGGCTTTTAAATTAGCTGTAATTTCCCAAGTTGAAAAAGGAGAAATGACCTATAGACAAGCTCAAAAAAACTATGGAATACAAGGAAGAAGTACAGTTTTGGTGTGGCTCAGAAAATTTGGTAACTTAGACTGGAGCAAACCAAACTTGTTATTTATGTCTAAATCTAAAGAAACTCCGGCACAAACCATTAAAAGGCTTGAAAAAGAATTAGCAGATGAACAGCTAAAGAATAAGATACTTAATACCATGATTGACATCTCTGATAGTCAGTACGGTACTCAGATTC CGAAAAAAGTTTTCTCCCAAACCATCTTCCGCCTCAGGCAAGAAGCAGGAATAAGTTTATGTAAAAGTTGCCGATTGTTTGGGATCAGCAGGCAAGCTTTCTATCAAGGGCAGAACAGAATTACCTTAAGAGAATCTGAACTACTCAAAGTTAGAGATTTGGTTATCGGCATAAGAATGGAAATGCCTCGTATTGGCACTCGTAAATTATATCATATTCTTTGTGATCAATTTTCACAAAAGGGGATTAAGATAGGTCGAGATGCATTTTTTGATTATTTAAGAAGAGAAAAATTACTTGTAAAACCAATAAAGAGTTATACAAAAACTACTTTTTCAAAACATTGGCTGCACAAATATGATAATCTTTTGAAAGAATGTAAAATTGAACGTCCTGAACAAGTATACGTAAGTGATATCACTTATATAAAATCACAGCAAAAAACTCATTATCTCTCCTTGGTCACTGATGCTTACAGTAGAAAAATAGTTGGTTATAAACTTAGTGATGATATGAACGCAGAAAGTGTAGTTCAGGCTTTAAAAATGGCAGTGAAGAGTAGAAAATCGATACTGCCGCTAATACATCATTCTGATAGGGGTTTGCAATATTGTTCAAAGGTTTATCAAAATGTATTAGCTAAACACAATATTAAACCATCAATGACAGATGGATATGACTGCTATCAAAATGCATTAGCGGAAAGAATTAATGGAATCTTAAAAAACGAGTTTTTAATTTATAAATGCAAGGATGGAGCCACATTGGAAAAGCTTGTAAAGGAGTCAATAATTATATATAATACAAAAAGACCACATCTAAGTTTGATGATGAAAACTCCTAACTTTATACATGAAAAACCAGCCAAGAAAACCTGA
- a CDS encoding T9SS type A sorting domain-containing protein: MKKLYLLLPLFLPLFTYSQDIIWEKSYGGQHADYLFDAQPTADYGFILAGSSLSNKTGNKTDDNHGDLDYWIWKMNEKGDLDWQKSIGGAGFDLLQSIKTTSDGGFILAGTSNSNNSFEKKESCKGLTDFWVIKLNASGGEQWQRTIGGNGSDELLCAFETRDGGYILGGSSSSSPLSITDTKSNEKISATTKSDMYSKTEKSRGNMDYWLVKLDKQGVIEWQKTYGGKYADLLRSVEQTTDNGFILAGYSNSPISGEKEDNNKGVGDIWVLKLNDVGEIQWQNSYGADGDDQPYVIHQTSDGGYIIGANSNSKNALTTMGGIVGNGTDFWVLKLDEKGATVWSKTFDYGKVDILTSLVENKDHTYLIGGYAQTESKLPRNGIVGKATNLIAKEKDGINDYIALKIDEKGEELWNKTVGSGGEDILRKLIETRDGGYLMAGTSNSGSSKDKNSNIGSNDFWVVKLKDKTKVEKVKASIEAIPNPASTYTNVIIGYDFNEGTASVIDIAGRVLQHFEISSRTVPVDLSHYTEGIYIIKIQTDTKTESVKVIKTIK; this comes from the coding sequence ATGAAAAAACTTTACTTACTACTACCTCTTTTTTTACCACTTTTTACTTATTCTCAGGATATTATTTGGGAAAAATCGTACGGAGGCCAACATGCGGACTATCTTTTTGACGCTCAGCCAACAGCCGATTATGGTTTCATTCTCGCAGGAAGTTCCTTATCTAATAAAACAGGAAATAAAACGGATGACAATCATGGAGATCTGGATTATTGGATCTGGAAGATGAATGAAAAAGGAGATCTTGACTGGCAGAAAAGCATTGGTGGAGCGGGATTTGACCTACTTCAAAGTATTAAAACTACCAGTGATGGAGGGTTTATTCTTGCAGGAACTTCAAACTCAAATAATAGTTTTGAAAAAAAAGAATCATGCAAAGGTCTGACAGATTTTTGGGTGATTAAATTAAATGCCAGTGGAGGAGAGCAGTGGCAAAGAACAATTGGCGGTAATGGTTCAGATGAACTATTATGCGCTTTTGAGACCCGTGACGGAGGTTATATCCTTGGAGGCTCTTCAAGTTCCAGTCCACTATCGATTACAGACACAAAATCTAATGAAAAAATATCAGCAACTACCAAATCTGACATGTACAGTAAAACTGAGAAAAGTAGAGGTAACATGGATTACTGGCTTGTAAAATTAGATAAACAAGGTGTTATTGAGTGGCAAAAAACCTATGGAGGTAAATATGCAGATCTCTTAAGAAGCGTGGAGCAAACTACAGATAACGGTTTTATTCTTGCGGGTTATTCAAACTCTCCTATATCAGGAGAAAAAGAAGATAACAATAAAGGAGTTGGAGATATATGGGTTTTAAAACTTAATGATGTTGGAGAAATTCAATGGCAAAATTCTTATGGTGCAGATGGAGATGATCAGCCTTATGTAATTCATCAGACAAGCGATGGAGGATATATTATTGGTGCCAATTCAAATAGTAAGAATGCATTAACAACAATGGGAGGAATTGTTGGAAACGGAACTGACTTTTGGGTTTTAAAACTAGATGAAAAAGGAGCAACAGTATGGAGCAAGACCTTTGATTATGGAAAAGTTGATATTTTAACCTCGTTGGTTGAGAATAAAGATCATACTTATTTGATTGGTGGATATGCCCAAACAGAAAGCAAATTACCAAGAAATGGAATTGTTGGAAAAGCAACAAATTTGATTGCCAAAGAAAAAGATGGAATCAACGATTATATCGCTCTAAAGATTGATGAGAAAGGTGAAGAATTATGGAATAAAACCGTTGGAAGCGGTGGAGAAGATATTCTTAGAAAGTTGATTGAGACCCGTGATGGAGGATATTTGATGGCAGGAACTTCTAATTCAGGCTCTTCGAAAGATAAAAACTCGAATATTGGCAGTAATGATTTTTGGGTTGTCAAGTTAAAGGACAAAACAAAAGTAGAGAAAGTCAAAGCAAGTATAGAAGCTATTCCTAATCCTGCCTCTACTTATACCAATGTTATTATTGGTTATGATTTTAATGAGGGAACAGCTAGTGTTATTGATATCGCAGGAAGGGTTTTGCAGCATTTCGAGATTAGTAGCAGAACTGTTCCTGTGGATTTAAGCCATTATACAGAAGGAATCTATATAATAAAGATTCAAACGGATACAAAAACGGAGTCTGTGAAAGTAATTAAAACTATTAAATAA